The Candidatus Methylomirabilota bacterium region GAGGTGCACGGGCTTGATCAGGTAGTCGAACGCGCCGAGCTTCATGGCGCGCACGGCCGACTCGATCGTCCCGTGGCCCGTGAGCATGACCACCGGAGCGTACTCGTCCAGCTCCCGGACTCGGCGCAGGACCTCGAGCCCATCTCCGTCGGGCAAGCGGAGGTCGAGCAGGGTCACCTCCGGCGGCTGCGCCTCGAAGGCCGCCACCGCGCCCTGGGCCGTCTCGGCGGTGCTGACGTCGTACCCGACCTCGCCGAGGGCGCGGGAGAGGATCCAGCAGATCTCCGGCTCGTCGTCGACGAGCAGGATGCGGGTCTGCGCCATCAGCCCTCCCCGGGCGGCGGCGAGGCCGCCGGCGCGACCGGTGGGTCTCTCGGCGCCGCGGGCAGGATGACCAGGAAGGTCGTCCCGCGCCCGGGCTCGCTGGTCGCCTCGATCGCGCCGCCGTGCTCCTCGATGATCCGGCGAGTGACGGCCAGCCCCAGCCCGGTGCCACGCCGCTTGGTGGTGTAGTAGGGCTCGAAGATGGCCGCCAGCTGCGCATCATCGATGCCGACGCCGGTGTCGGTGACGATGACCAGGAGGTTCCGGTCCTCGGCGTTCCGGGCCGCGAAGGTGAGCCGCCCTCCGCTCGGCATGGCGTCCAGCGCGTTCAGCGCGAGGTTGAGGAAGGCCTGCTCCATGAGGCGCGCGTCCAGCATCACCCGGTGGAGCGGCGGCTCGGCCTCCACGCGCACCTCGACCCCCTGCTGGCCGGCCCGCACGCGGAGGAACTCGGCGACCGCGGTCAGGATCGGCTCGATCGGAGCGGGCTGAAGGCGGAGCTCCAGTGGGCGCGAGAAGCTCAGCAGCCCCTCGAGCGATTCGTCCATCTCGCGCACCTTGCGGTCCGCGGCATCCAGGAGCGTCCGGCGCTCGTCCTCGACCGGCAGGCGGTCGCGAAGGTACTGCACGGTGGTTCCGATGACTGTGAGGGGGTTGCGGATCTCGTGCGCGAGGGCGCCCGCCAGCCGGCCGATCGTCGCATACCGCTCGGCTCGGGCCAGCCGAACTTCCAGCCGGAGCCGCTCCTCGAGCCCGATGGTCGTGGCGCGCAGGAGCCGCGCGTGGCGCACCGCGATGGCGAGCTGCTCGGCGACGGGCCGCAGGAGGCGGACGTCGGCCCGGCGGAAGCGACCGCGCGTGCGGCTCGTCAGGATGAGCGCCCCCACCGTCTCGCGCTCGATGACGAGGGGCAGGCTGAGCTGGGCGCGGGTCCCCGGGAGGTCTCGGATGAACGGCAGCACGGGCCGGACGGCGGCATCGACGTCCGGAACGATAGCCGCCCGCCGCGGGCGCAGGACGCCACCGGTGACGGTCTCCTGGAACTCCTGAGACCAGGGAAGGGTGTGGGGCTCCTTGCCGGCCTGGCCCACCATCACGCGGCCGTCCTCGCCGCTCTCGTCGACCACGATGATGGCCGAGGCGTCGAAGGCCATGATACGGCGGAGCTCGCGGGTGACGACCCGGAAGATCTCCTCGAGCGAGAGGCAGGCGGAGATGGCCTTGCCGATTCGACGCGTCGCCCACACCTGCCGTTTCCGCTCCCGGAGGTCTTCGCGAAGGCACACGTTCACGACCGGAACGCTGGCGAGCTCGGCCAGCTCGGCCAGGAGACCGGCGTCGGCCTCGGCGAACGGGCGTCCCGGCTCGAGCCGGGCGACCCCCAGGACCCCGACCAGCTCATCGGCGGGCTGGAGGGGAACCAGGACGGCAGCGGTCACGGAGTCGTCCCGGAAGATCTCGCGGGGAAGCGCGAGCGGGGCTGGGGGAGCACAGACCGGGGCCATGCCCATGATCCGCTCGACGTCGCTCTGCGCCAGCGTCCGCCGCGGGCCTCGTCGGCTCAAGACGCGGCGGGCCGCGCGAAGCTCGAAGTCCTCACGCCGGTGCCCGCCGAACCAGAGCCCACCGACGTCCCCGCCGACCAGGCTGACGGCCAGACCCAGTAGCTCCTGGCTGATCTCGTCGAGGCTTCGCCCGGGCTTGGCGAGCCGGAGCAGCTGGCGCGCGTGCCCGACGTGGGCTTCGGCGCGGCGGACCTGCTGCCGCGCGAGATCCCGCTCGGCCAGGAGGGCGAAGACCGGGGCCAGGAAAGCCGCGCGGGCGCGCGTGTCCGCCGACACGCCGGGTCCGGCAGGTCCCAGGAGCACGAGGGCTCCCCGAACTTCGCCGCCGAAGGCGAGTGGCACGGCGAGGGCGACGGGCCAGTCCGGCGTCACCGGAGACTCCGGTGCCAGGACCGCCCCCGGCGCCGTCGGCCCGCCGCTGACGCGCCGGGCCAGCGCGAGGATGGACGGATGTTCGACGGGCGCCCGGGCGGGGACTGCGCCGATCAGGCGCACGTCCCCGTCAGCGGCCAGGAACAACGCCCCGCCCTCGCCCGGGGCGAGCGCAAAGGCGAGGAGGTCCTGCATCGCTCCGGCGCCCGGACTTCCGAGGGCCTGACGCAGGCCCTCGGCCAGGTCCAGGGGCCACGTCATACGCCTTTATTGTCTCACGTGGAATGGGTCAGGGGCACGACAGGCGCACGGGCAGCCCGAGGCGGCGCAGGAGTGCCGCCGCGAGGAGGCGGAGGTTGCCCCGGAGGCTGCGGGTCGCCGCATAGAGGCGGTCGAGCGCGAGTCGGTCAGACCGGCGGAGCGGAGCGGGAGCGAGGCTGGCCAGACTCACGAGCCCCGGCGGCGCCAGAGGCAACTCGGCCCGGGCGACCAGCGCATCCCACTCGCTCGGCGAGCGCGGGGTGGTGCCGACCCAGTGAAGGTCCCCGCGGAGAACGTTCCACAGATGTGGCGCCCGGGTGAGGCCGAGGCGACGCAGGAGCCGCCCCACCGGCCCGCGCACGGTGACCCGCAGCAGGCGCGCCACGCCGCCACGGGCCCCGACGACCGGGCGGGTGCGGAACGGCCGCCCCCGCGTCTCGAGCGCCAGGGCCGCCAGGATCGGCAGCCAGATGGGCAGGCCGATCAGGAGAAGGGCCGCCGCGATCCCCCGCCCCGACAGGCTCCCCGGGGAACGCCGCAACGGGGCGCGGGTGTCCCCCAGGATCCGCGGATCCCGCACGCTGACCCAGGCGCCGCCACCCGGCTGGCCGAGCCAGTCGCGGTCCACGATCGCCCGGCTGAGGCTGAGGCCGCGGCCGACGTAGGTCCGGGCCAGGAGCACCGAGCTCTGGACGCCGGAGTGCGCCCCCACCATGACGTCTTCGCCGACGACCGTCGCCTCGATCGTCGCCCCCCGGCCGATGACGGCGTTGGCGCCCACCAGGACGGGCGGGATGAGCCGCGCCGCCGGGTGGACCATCGCCCCATGGGAGACGAAGACGCCAGGCTGGACCTCGAGGCCCGGGAGGACGAGGCCCGAGAAATCCCCGGCGATCGCCCGCAGGTTCGCCACCCGGAGGTCCTCCGGCGTCCGGACGAAGAGGCCGGGCTCGTCGGTCAGATAGCCGGTGACCATCTGACCGGCAGCCAGCAGGCGCGGCACCAGGTCCCGCACGAGGTCGCAGGGCTCACCCGCCGGCACGAGGGCGAGCGCGGCCGGCTCGACGATCGCGAGCCCCGTCAGTGCGCAGCGGACCGTGTCGGGTGAGGGGGTGGGCATCACGCATCCCTCGTCGTCCAGATCGATCTCGGCAG contains the following coding sequences:
- a CDS encoding sugar phosphate nucleotidyltransferase, which produces MNAVILAGGSGTRLRPLTLDRPAALLPVANRPIVEHLLEHLGRHRVSEVTFALHHCPYPLEAWLGDGTRWGLRLRYVLERSPLGTAGAARRIVARWTEPVLLAAGTALTTADLAKATTFHQLRGSALTLLVTPAETDAAEIDLDDEGCVMPTPSPDTVRCALTGLAIVEPAALALVPAGEPCDLVRDLVPRLLAAGQMVTGYLTDEPGLFVRTPEDLRVANLRAIAGDFSGLVLPGLEVQPGVFVSHGAMVHPAARLIPPVLVGANAVIGRGATIEATVVGEDVMVGAHSGVQSSVLLARTYVGRGLSLSRAIVDRDWLGQPGGGAWVSVRDPRILGDTRAPLRRSPGSLSGRGIAAALLLIGLPIWLPILAALALETRGRPFRTRPVVGARGGVARLLRVTVRGPVGRLLRRLGLTRAPHLWNVLRGDLHWVGTTPRSPSEWDALVARAELPLAPPGLVSLASLAPAPLRRSDRLALDRLYAATRSLRGNLRLLAAALLRRLGLPVRLSCP
- a CDS encoding ATP-binding protein — its product is MTWPLDLAEGLRQALGSPGAGAMQDLLAFALAPGEGGALFLAADGDVRLIGAVPARAPVEHPSILALARRVSGGPTAPGAVLAPESPVTPDWPVALAVPLAFGGEVRGALVLLGPAGPGVSADTRARAAFLAPVFALLAERDLARQQVRRAEAHVGHARQLLRLAKPGRSLDEISQELLGLAVSLVGGDVGGLWFGGHRREDFELRAARRVLSRRGPRRTLAQSDVERIMGMAPVCAPPAPLALPREIFRDDSVTAAVLVPLQPADELVGVLGVARLEPGRPFAEADAGLLAELAELASVPVVNVCLREDLRERKRQVWATRRIGKAISACLSLEEIFRVVTRELRRIMAFDASAIIVVDESGEDGRVMVGQAGKEPHTLPWSQEFQETVTGGVLRPRRAAIVPDVDAAVRPVLPFIRDLPGTRAQLSLPLVIERETVGALILTSRTRGRFRRADVRLLRPVAEQLAIAVRHARLLRATTIGLEERLRLEVRLARAERYATIGRLAGALAHEIRNPLTVIGTTVQYLRDRLPVEDERRTLLDAADRKVREMDESLEGLLSFSRPLELRLQPAPIEPILTAVAEFLRVRAGQQGVEVRVEAEPPLHRVMLDARLMEQAFLNLALNALDAMPSGGRLTFAARNAEDRNLLVIVTDTGVGIDDAQLAAIFEPYYTTKRRGTGLGLAVTRRIIEEHGGAIEATSEPGRGTTFLVILPAAPRDPPVAPAASPPPGEG